A genomic stretch from Bacillus sp. N1-1 includes:
- a CDS encoding PH domain-containing protein, which yields MRLEPSKRIDPKGLKVWQITGGMVSLISIFLLSGLFVVHVIVRPLPLWILALGCVLALLFVILQTWLLPKLRWKKWRYEVTEHEIELKHGVIIVKRTLIPMVRVQHVDTRQGPLLRAYHLSSVTISTAATTHEIPALSNEVADELRNRISILARVAEDDV from the coding sequence ATGCGACTGGAACCTTCAAAACGAATTGACCCAAAAGGGTTGAAAGTATGGCAAATAACAGGGGGGATGGTTTCACTTATTTCCATTTTTCTCCTGAGTGGTTTGTTTGTCGTTCATGTCATCGTACGACCTCTCCCTTTATGGATTTTAGCGTTAGGTTGTGTGCTTGCTCTTCTATTTGTCATTCTCCAGACATGGTTGCTACCAAAACTGCGCTGGAAAAAATGGAGATATGAAGTCACTGAACACGAAATTGAACTTAAACATGGCGTCATTATTGTGAAACGAACTCTCATTCCGATGGTTCGAGTTCAACATGTTGATACGAGACAGGGACCGCTGTTAAGAGCTTATCATCTGTCGTCGGTAACGATTTCAACTGCAGCTACGACGCATGAAATACCAGCTCTTTCAAACGAAGTTGCTGATGAGCTAAGAAATCGGATCTCGATTCTAGCAAGGGTGGCAGAAGATGATGTCTGA
- a CDS encoding PH domain-containing protein, translating to MSEKKRLHPVAMLLSFVKYAKEAAIPLIFFVFVGGGNGYTWWHFLMIGALLLFTIGNGVLGWFFYTYHIENNELRIHQGFIFRKKRFIPRERIQSIDFSQGLIQRAFGLVKVQIETAGGGGEPEVVMSALKRNDAEMLKSNLYQKRNAVADEMMEEVEEKPSLLYKLSWKELLITASTSGGIGVVLSFVAAIASQVDDFIPNQFYESVTERVMDATLPFLLLAVAFLLLISWFFSVVGTVLKYGGFVLTRHEDDLIISRGILEKRQLTIPVHRIQGIRIVEGLLRQPFGYSVLYVESGGGGGKEEQFSTVLFPLVKRKRVKTLLGEILPEMAIHDECSPLPIRAKRRYFIRFLLPAVLPLGLITYFVPYGAFSLLLLPICCFIGYFHYRDAGWGIKKDVALLQFRQISKTRVYVARKNIQAMELETTFLQEPKQLTTFKISILSSFAGKQFRVKDIEHTNGEELLNWYSYSAKKNIKEEV from the coding sequence ATGTCTGAGAAAAAACGCCTGCATCCAGTAGCAATGCTGTTATCTTTTGTAAAGTACGCTAAAGAAGCGGCTATTCCGTTAATTTTCTTTGTTTTTGTTGGAGGAGGAAATGGTTACACGTGGTGGCACTTTCTAATGATCGGAGCACTTCTTCTATTCACTATAGGAAATGGAGTGCTAGGATGGTTTTTTTATACATATCACATTGAAAACAACGAGCTACGCATCCATCAGGGATTTATCTTCCGCAAAAAGAGATTCATTCCTCGGGAGAGAATTCAATCGATTGATTTTTCTCAAGGGTTAATACAGCGTGCATTTGGACTCGTTAAAGTGCAAATTGAGACAGCCGGAGGCGGGGGAGAACCGGAAGTGGTGATGTCAGCGTTAAAACGGAATGATGCTGAAATGTTGAAAAGCAATCTCTACCAGAAAAGAAATGCGGTCGCCGATGAAATGATGGAAGAAGTGGAGGAGAAACCGTCGCTGCTTTATAAACTTTCATGGAAAGAATTACTGATCACAGCTTCAACTTCAGGTGGTATAGGTGTTGTTCTTTCCTTCGTAGCGGCAATTGCCTCGCAAGTAGATGATTTCATTCCTAATCAGTTCTATGAAAGTGTAACAGAGCGGGTGATGGATGCTACGCTTCCATTTCTATTACTTGCAGTCGCCTTTCTGCTCTTGATATCATGGTTTTTCTCAGTCGTTGGTACTGTTCTAAAATATGGCGGCTTTGTTCTTACGCGACACGAGGATGATTTAATCATTAGTAGAGGGATTCTTGAAAAGCGTCAGTTAACCATTCCTGTTCATCGCATTCAGGGGATTCGAATTGTGGAAGGGCTCCTTCGTCAACCTTTTGGTTATTCGGTACTATACGTAGAAAGTGGCGGAGGCGGAGGAAAAGAGGAACAGTTTTCAACTGTATTATTTCCTCTCGTTAAACGAAAAAGAGTGAAAACATTATTAGGGGAAATCCTACCTGAGATGGCCATTCATGACGAATGTTCACCCTTGCCTATTAGAGCAAAAAGACGTTATTTCATTCGATTCCTTCTGCCTGCTGTATTACCATTAGGATTAATAACCTACTTTGTTCCATACGGTGCTTTCTCACTCTTGTTATTGCCAATTTGCTGTTTCATCGGTTATTTCCATTATCGTGATGCAGGTTGGGGTATCAAAAAAGATGTCGCTCTTCTGCAATTTAGACAAATTTCAAAAACGAGAGTATACGTAGCAAGGAAAAACATTCAAGCAATGGAGTTGGAGACAACTTTTCTTCAAGAGCCCAAACAATTAACCACCTTTAAAATATCGATTTTATCAAGCTTTGCGGGAAAACAATTTAGGGTGAAAGATATTGAACATACAAATGGAGAAGAACTTTTAAATTGGTATTCTTACTCTGCCAAAAAAAATATAAAAGAAGAGGTATAA
- a CDS encoding antibiotic biosynthesis monooxygenase: MYIVNSVINVPEEKVDEVIGIYQSRSRRVDEFEGFESFRLLQNENKPSELTVQMKWKTKDSFLTWIKSPSYKEIHDLEKKYPDQELAAIKPKVSRFKVVAE; the protein is encoded by the coding sequence ATGTACATTGTTAATTCGGTGATTAATGTACCAGAAGAAAAAGTGGATGAAGTGATCGGTATCTATCAGTCACGTTCGCGGCGGGTGGATGAGTTTGAGGGGTTTGAATCTTTCCGACTTCTCCAAAATGAGAATAAACCTTCAGAACTCACCGTTCAAATGAAGTGGAAAACGAAAGATTCTTTTTTAACATGGATTAAAAGTCCTTCATATAAAGAAATACATGACCTTGAAAAGAAATATCCTGATCAGGAACTAGCCGCAATAAAACCAAAAGTATCTCGCTTTAAGGTTGTAGCTGAATGA
- a CDS encoding cobalamin-dependent protein (Presence of a B(12) (cobalamin)-binding domain implies dependence on cobalamin itself, in one of its several forms, or in some unusual lineages, dependence on a cobalamin-like analog.): MSIDIKGLTDDFLEGDQDQAWERITAQSELMTNSHLTFEALTKAMQRIGELWEGNEISVADEHLATTTCDYVLSRYAHFRKITNKNEDGPKALFLCIEQEQHYLGLKMISLLFQEYGWQTKLFGANLPLEYALEKTEKWGASVVGISVAILYHAERLNRYVTDLEALENPPEVLVGGRLTSQYNLSKYCSEHTTLVPDLHHVREWLKARKGSMNNVRYK, translated from the coding sequence GTGTCGATAGATATAAAAGGGTTAACAGATGACTTTCTTGAAGGTGATCAAGATCAAGCATGGGAAAGAATAACAGCGCAGTCTGAATTGATGACAAATAGCCATTTAACCTTTGAAGCTCTTACGAAAGCCATGCAGCGAATTGGTGAGTTATGGGAAGGAAATGAAATATCAGTTGCGGACGAGCACTTAGCTACAACTACGTGTGATTATGTTCTTTCTCGGTATGCCCATTTCAGGAAAATTACGAATAAGAATGAAGATGGCCCGAAAGCCCTTTTTCTTTGTATTGAACAAGAACAGCATTATTTAGGCTTGAAAATGATATCGTTACTCTTTCAAGAGTATGGCTGGCAAACAAAGCTGTTTGGAGCCAATTTACCTCTTGAATATGCCTTAGAGAAAACGGAGAAATGGGGAGCATCAGTTGTTGGTATTTCGGTTGCAATCTTGTACCATGCTGAGCGATTAAATCGTTATGTCACTGATCTTGAAGCGTTGGAAAATCCTCCTGAAGTCTTAGTTGGAGGGAGGCTTACCTCACAGTACAACTTGTCTAAATATTGCTCTGAACATACAACGTTGGTTCCTGATTTACATCATGTTCGTGAATGGCTGAAAGCGAGGAAAGGGAGTATGAATAATGTTCGATATAAATGA